The genomic region TTTCTTTGGACCTTTCCTGTTTTAATTTTAGCTACCTCATACTGTGATAAAGCTGCAAACAATTCTCCAGATGGCAAAGCACCAAAATAGTTTCAAAGTTTGagataatagctaatatttttattttactacgACACATGATAATGCTGGATATTTTAGTTGTATTCTTGACCAAGTCAAATTctaagtttttctctttaagactGAGTTCCTATGTGATAGCTGAGAGTTTATAATTGTAATGCAGGTAACGTTTCTCATGTTCATTAAATTGCAGTTCTCCATACTAAAAGTCATCTAGCAGTTGTATGTGCACTCAAAATTTTGTGAAGACTGATATCTATGCTAATGAAATAAATTGATACTAATTTCATTTACCCTTCTTTTCAGGTCATATTCCCAGATGCTTTAGCTCTATGCATGATTTTTGCCCTCTTCATATTCCAGGATGATATAATTGAGAATTATGTAAGTATTTCTCCATTTTAACACtcaatgtttaatttattttttataaattcaagTACAGAAAGAAGCACACAACCAAAGATCAAAATAGTTATTTACTCCCCAAGATTTTTTAAACTCTTAAAATTTTGTCATATtaacttcagtttttttttaagaacaaaacAGTAGATTCAGTCTACATCTCCTTGTTTTCCTCCTGAAACTTATTCTTTTGAAACTAGTTTTCAAGAATTAATCACCTTGTTGAAATCAGTATGTACCTTTATCCATGTTCTTATACTtctacatatgtatatgtgtatgtaatattgctttgtgtgtttttaaattttacatatattatactGAATATCTCTCTCAACACTGTGTTTTAGAGGTTCTATGTGTTTAAAAGTAACTCCAATTCATTTATAAATgatgtataatattccattgtaagaatCTCAAAAATTTATTTATCCCATCAATGGAGgtttatatttatttcacataTTGTACTATTACCtacatattataataaatatacttaCTTTATGAACTTCTACAAGAATTTccataatatatttatgttttatttttgtttgttaacaCAAGTATCTCTTATTAAGACTGGAGAGAACACAGTAAGCATACAAAAGAGAAAGCTTCTGGATTTTAAAGCCAAAGATTTACCAGTAAGGAGAGATGTATCCTATACAAACTATATAAAATGTAATTCTGAGGCATATGGAACCTTTATTTTGATTCTGTAACTTCTGGGCATCCTCAAAAAGGGGTTAATTTCTCATGGAGTATGGAAACACAGTCTTAGGAGGTTAACAATATCCAGCTTCTCTGGGCCAGGGGATCATCTCTCTAGATCAGTCTTCTCTAGTCCTATTGCTACCATAGTTCCCCATGGTAGCCTTTTGAAATTATGGCCCTATAATAGTGTTTGATTTTCATGTGTCACATGATTTCACCTCTTGCTTCAGCTTTCACATTATAATTAACCAACCATCTCCAGGGTGTGCATATCTTAAGAGAACAAAATATCATTCTAGTTCAGCCTGTGTGACAGCAGAAGACTTACCTCTAAATTATAATCAAGAGTAGGTCACATGCAATGAGAATGACAGGAGAACAAAGGCTGTGACTATATTAGATTGTCATCAGATTTATCTTTTTCAAGCTAAATTAACTCCAGCAATGCatcactttaaaatatcaaaaatatctctttaaaatatgatttcagCAATTGATCTAACCCAACCAAGAATTacagttataataataatgatttatataagaaaaacaagtttgagatttaaaaaagatatattctcatttttattgataGACAACATGAACCCATACCCGAAAGTAGTATTTCTGAATCTTTAGAAATATTGGaattaaaattaatcaatgtttattatcttttattttctctacatACTGTCCACAAGAGTGACCAGTGGAAATGAAAAAGGCAATGGGGAAGGCTAGAGTCAGAAATTCTCTCTGTTTAGACACAAATATCTATAATAAGGCAGATAAATTCATCAGCCACTACAACTATTCAGGTAACCAATATAGTATGGGAGATAATGTAACAGAGGTAGGAAAAACAAATCTGTACATGCCAGGAGCTTTGTCATTGCTATCCTAAATACAGAGGCTTGGAAAACATGTACCTACGAAACCCCATCTAGAATTTCCCTGCTCTTACACCAATAAAAACAAgcacaaaaacaacacaaaaatacAATCTTATTCCAAgcattccagcaacatttttGTTTATGTACTTGGCTGTACTATAAGTAGTTGGTTTGTATGAGATGGTTAAAAAGGCCAAAGAtaaaggtttctttttttctctttttatttttttggtctgtgaagttgctatttatttattatttatttatttatttttggtttgtttgatgtATATGTGAAGCAATGTTGTCCAAAAATAAACTGGAATTTTATTTCGTTGAGttctaaaaatgaatgaatgaatgaataataataaaaacaattgcAACGTATAATATGCGAAATGCAGATGTGACACTGAGCAATTCAATATCTAATTCTGGTTTTTAAAGCAATCACCTAGTTTTTAAGCAAACTTTGTTTTTTATAAGAAAGTATCTAGTGCAAAgggaaaattataatttttagatTTTCATGATTGCATATATATCTAGACTACATTAATGAACTTATGAAGAAAATAATCATTTCCACAGTGCCTTAAAACCTGGCTCTATAATTTCTCTATTGATTTCACCTAGGTGCTTTGTAGACTATATATAGAAGCCACATAGTTAAGCTTTGTGGGCAACAGATCTGAGtttcatctggacattttcattgtactgagctaggtgctggggacacaagAATGAGTAAGGGATATGCTGCTCAAATgttagaagagaagaaagatacGTAAAAAGGTCAATTACATTGCAATATGGCAAAGGTCTTTAAGAGAGGAATGTACAAATGCAACGAAAGCAAAGAACCCCAGCGACCTCAGGGAGGCTTCAGGtacatttcagttttatttaaaatatgtgtgGACGTTGGTTATTCCAAGGAagaattttcaaatataagagGTAAAGAAGTTTAATAATCTCCCTATATTAAACAATCCCATTCATTTTAAGAGAATTATGCTTTTGCTTATAGAATCTCTTTACTCTTCTCAACAGTTCTATTAACAAGTGACACATGTCAGATCACTTCAATACAACCACTCACCTAAACGTTAAAATgtggatttttttgtttaatcTATTCAAGATTTCACAGATCTAACCTCTACTTTATACTTAGCAATATGCCATAAACCGTATTCCACAAACAGTAGCATAAATTGAACTGATTTCAAACAGATTGGTGAGTGGTTTTGTACATGTTTACTTttctaaatgacaaaaaaaaaaaaaaacaacaaatttttattCCACTCATTGTGGCATAAAGCCTTAAAAGTAATTTATATACAAACACTTTAGAAACAGTAGATAATGTATTACAGTTCTCAAGTAGTGAAATGCAGGATTGAAGAACGAGTGCTTTTCAGAAATTCTGATGAGAGATTAGGAAAGTGAATAACTAAGAAGTAGAggaattcttaaatatttgtcTCTCCTTACAGtaatatatacgtatatatatatatatatatatatatatatatatatgttacttttTTAGTGCAGACAAGTTTCTTTCCATACTTCATTAACACAAGTTTTATAGATTTATGTTAAACTTGAAGGTTATGCGTTTGTATTTAAGTTATATAGGATTTGcaattactatttttttcatatttgatcTGTCATTTGCCAATTCAACAAGCAGTAAAACACAAAATACTGAAtagagaataaaggaaaacacCAAGAAATTTAAATCAGAGAAGCAAAAACCTAGGAGTAGTATGTGGGGGGTCAGAGGGAGGAGAACTGGAACTGCAGGTAATTTTGTCAACAAGCAAATGGACATGAAGATTAATTATGAAAAAGATTATAATTTGCAAAATAAtgctaattattttcaaatatgtttaaaatttggATCATTTCAAACTTTGGATCATTTGTCctatatataggaaaaatatataaatacatataaatatactacatataaatacatatgtaaagGATGTTCACAGTAAATTATTTCTAATACTGAAATAGTGACATAGTCCAAATATTCAAATATAGGGTGTGACTTTAAATACTATAGTTCATTCATACAAGAGGATGAAGGCATTGTTTGTAAAGGAAATTTATCTTATTAACATGGAGGAATAATTTCGTGATATTTCAATTATCTCTGAGGGAGAAAAGCAGATTTAACAAATGGTGTGACAGTAGGCTCCCAACTTCATCAAGATCATTTATATACATTTGTATTGTACAGTATATGTCTGGAAGAacatataacaaaatattaacaagatGTTATCACTTATTCATGTAGTTatagatttttcctttttcttttttcttaaatgaattttgtattttttttcccagtgaacATGGGTTAAGtgcttaaaaatattctttaatctGTTCTTCATAGCACAGACGATGGAAAGAAAATGCCAATGTGGCACTGAGTCATCTAAGGCTTAAACTGAGTTATGGATAGAAAAAACTAATGCACTAACTAAATGTATGCCTGTTGGATAGCACTAAGTAAAGTTGATATGAATGGCATATATCAAATGGGGAGCAGTGGTaaaaacttcaatttctttaaatgtgaaataaataaataacccacTGGTTCAAGCTGTGAACACTGTCTGTGTGGTGGTCTCTGGGAAACGTTTGGGCAGTGATTGCATTTTAATAAGGAGGTGCCAGGAAGGATAAAGACTAAGTGTCCAATAATAAGGAGGTTCTCTCTGCCACTTTTTAACAGCAACAGCACTTTCCAGACTCTGCACAACTATGGGATCTATTGATACATTgggtatattttaaaaggaatttaaCCTAATAAGGTGAGAAAATATTGATCCCAGTAAGCTGTTTATTCACAGGAAGTATTTAACAAAGCTTAAGTCTCGgatcattaaatttatattataataCAGTACCCTTGTGATGTAGACAGAGATGTTCAGTTGGAAAGATGCCAGTAGATCTCAGCAGACTTTTGCAGAGGATGATGTCACTCAAAATTGGGGgtttctctgcctgatgcactcaaattaCCAAtgcctgagacaccagggtttcaaagagagaaagggtttattgctaagcatgaaGCAAGAGATCAGATGACCTATTAGCCTAAAAATCTCTCTGCCCAAACTGTAGTAACTCTGGTAGTTTTATAGAATAAAAAGATGGGCAGGCTTTAGGATAATGAGTCCAATGGCTCtagatgaaataattagagaTGTTCTAATTATCAAGCATGCACAgcttgattacatgcttagtcacagaatgcaTGTAAGAAATcagcagccttaatatgatgatgggtgtgatttttagtattataatgagatatGGGTCACTTGTAGGTTAAAGTTCAAGCTACTACACATGTCAGGCAGGGCAATTtaggttagatccagcttcatttatcaagatagtttaggaatttgggtgggttagttctgggctgacttaAGTTTCTTCATTAATAACATTAGAGGCTgtcttttgtgatcataagactctagagttgaaaaacaggataagggggtacaaatGGGGCCTGTCATAAGGTTTTTTACAATcataagataaaggctatatagttctacaatcattatcaaagatcaaggcagctgggttacagttcagcattttcagatatttccttctggctattctaatatactagaaagaaagaagagcatctttataatgattcagtaatcataattgttaattcttaatttcttggttacaagGAAAGATCAAAATGTGtaatatttatttctcctttttctagTGGATATTTTTCACAGTTCAGAGAAATTGTTGCCACTGAATCTTAACTACAATCTAGCTCTACTTAAAGCAGAATCTAATAAATGTCCTTCTTGATGTAGAAGGGGATGGGAAGGGGGATTGTTGTGGACGCCGGCTTTTGCGGCGCCTGGAGTGAGGGTTCTAGATCTGGCCGCGAGGTGAAGAGGAGGAACTTGGGGCCATTAGAGGTGAAATGATGACTTATCTAATTCACACAGCTAATTAAGTAGCAGAACTGGGATTGGAACTCAGGTATCCTGCCGCCTGAGTTTGTTAAAATGAGTCTGCGGAAGCAAACACCCAGTGACCTCTTAAAGCAAATTACAGGACAGCCAGTTGTGGTAAAATTAAATTCTGGAGTGGATTATCGAGGAGTGTTGGCTTGCCTGGATGTCTACATGAATATAGCCCTGGAgcagatggaaaaatatgtaaatggaCAACTGAAGAATAAGTATGGGGATGCATGTATGAGGAAACAATG from Choloepus didactylus isolate mChoDid1 chromosome 1, mChoDid1.pri, whole genome shotgun sequence harbors:
- the LOC119534403 gene encoding LOW QUALITY PROTEIN: U6 snRNA-associated Sm-like protein LSm6 (The sequence of the model RefSeq protein was modified relative to this genomic sequence to represent the inferred CDS: inserted 2 bases in 1 codon; substituted 1 base at 1 genomic stop codon), with protein sequence MSLRKQTPSDLLKQITGQPVVVKLNSGVDYRGVLACLDVYMNIALEQMEKYVNGQLKNKYGDAXVXGNNVLYISTQKRRM